The nucleotide sequence ATCTGGCGTGCCGACGCCGTAGAGGTACTGTCCGCCTCGCCCGATCGGGTGCGCCCGCTCTGGGCGGAGGCCGGCCCCGGGGGAGTTGGCGGTGGGGAGCTGTCGCACGTCGCCCTGCCCGCGCAACGCACCTGGAAGCGGTGGGTGCTGGCCGATTGCCTACGCCGCATCGGCGGCGCAGATGTCGTTGCCGCCGTATCCGCCCTGCCCGGTGCCGCCGGGGACGCCGTGCCGGTCGAGCCCATGCCCGGCGATGCGGCAGCCGAAGTGGACCCGAACCCGCGGGTGCGTGAACGCGCCGGTGCCGGCACCCGCACCCGTGTATCGCTGACCGTCACCGAGACCGGTGTGGCCGGCATGCACGGCTTCCGCAGCGGCAACGTCCTGCCGGTGCGGGAGCTGCCGCTGGCGGTGCGTGCCATCCAGGAACTCGGACTGACCGAGCGTGCCCTGTGGCGCAAGCACTTCCGCCCGGGAATGCGTATTGCCGCGGTGGCTCCCAGCGAGGGGGAGCCGCTGGTCCTGCTGGAGGAGAGCGGCCGCGCGGGGCGGCACGTGACCGTGCTGACCGGGGCCGGCCGGTCAACCCGCCGACGGCGCGTCGGCGAGGTCGTGGACGCCACGGGCCTGGGGCTGGGACAACTGCACTACTCGGTGCACGCTGACGGCTTCTGGCAGGCGCACCGTGAGGCCCCGAGCGTGCTCGTCGACCGGGTTGTGCGTGCCGCCCTCGCCGAGGATGCGACCGCCATGGGCTCCGGACCCACTGACGCACCACTGGATCCAGCAGGGGCGGCAGGCGTGCGCGTGCTCGAGCTGTACGCCGGGGCCGGGCTGTTCACCCTCCCACTGGCAGCGTTGACCGGCGCGGTGCACTCTCTGGAGGGCAGCTGGCAGGCCGTCGGCGACGCCCGGCGCGTCCTGCACGACTACGCGGGTGCGCAACTGACTGCCGGCCGCGTCACGCCCGCGGCGGTGGCGGAGCTGGGGCGCTTTGCAACGGGCGGTGCCGCGGCCGGGGAGACCGCCGACGTCGTAGTGCTCGATCCGCCCCGGCAGGGCGCCGGTCGCGGAATAGTCCAGGCGGTGGCGGACTTGAAGCCGCGCAGGGTCGTGTTGGTTGCCTGCGATCCAGCGGCGCTGGCGCGCGACCTGGGCGGCTTCATCAGCTCCGGTTATCGGCTGGCGGCGATGAGTGCCCTGGACATGTTCCCCCATACCCACCACTTCGAGACCATCGCCGTACTCCAGCGCGGCTGAACGCCACCCGGCCCGGGCGGGACGGGCGGACCTATTTCGTAACTCCCGCGTGGCGTATGCCGCGTGGGCGGGTTTTCGCAGTGGGCCGTCCTGCCGCAGGTTGCCGACGGATGAAACTTCGTCTACTACCGTGGCCGCCAGTCAACCCGCCTCAGTGCAGCCCGTGCGCAGGTGCGCACCAGGATGAACAGGAACGAACTTGACGAGTCTTGACACCTTCCACTCCCGCGCCGCCCTAGATGTGGACGGCCGCCCCTACGAGATCTTCCGGCTGGACGCCGTCGACGGCCTGGAACGGCTGCCGTACGCCCTGAAGGTCCTGGCGGAGAACCTGCTGCGCACCGAGGACGGCGCCAACGTCACCGCCGACCACGTGCGCGCGCTCGCCTCCTGGGATCCCGCCGCCGAGCCAGACACAGAGATCCAGTTCACCCCAGCGCGCGTGGTTATGCAGGACTTCACCGGGGTGCCCTGCATCGTCGACCTGGCCACGATGCGTGAGGCCGTGGCGGAGCTGGGCGGTGATCCGGAGGTCATTAATCCGCTGGCTCCTGCCGAGATGGTCATTGACCACTCCGTCCAGATCGACTCCTTCGGCCTGTCCACATCCCTGGAACGCAATAAGGAGCGCGAGTACGAGCGCAACGCCGAGCGCTACCAGTTCCTGCGCTGGGGCCAGGGCGCGCTGGCGAACTTCCGCGTGGTGCCGCCGGGCACCGGCATTGTGCACCAGGTCAACATCGAGTACCTGACCCGCACCGTCTTCACCCGCCAGACCACCGGGGTCGACGGCACCCCTGTCACCCAGGCCTACCCGGACACCTGTGTGGGCACCGACTCCCACACCACCATGGTCAACGGCCTGGGCGTGCTCGGCTGGGGCGTGGGCGGTATCGAGGCGGAAGCCGCCATGCTCGGTCAGCCGGTGTCCATGCTGATCCCGCGCGTGGTCGGCTTCAAGCTCTCCGGCGCCATTCCCGCCGGCGCCACCGCCACCGACGTGGTGCTCACCATCACCCAGATGCTGCGCGCGCACGGTGTGGTCGGCAAGATCGTGGAGTTCTACGGCGAGGGCGTGGCCGCGGTGCCGCTGGCGAACCGTGCCACCATCGGCAACATGAGCCCCGAGTTCGGCTCTACCGCGGCGATCTTCCCCATCGATGATGTCACCCTGGACTACCTGCGCCTGACCGGCCGCTCCAAGGAGAACATCCGCCTGGTCGAGGAGTACACCAAGGCCCAGGGCCTGTGGCACGACCCGTCCCGGCAGGCCACCTACTCCGAGTACCTGGAGCTGGACCTGTCCACCGTGGTGCCCTCCATCGCCGGCCCCAAGCGGCCCCAGGACCGCATCGAGCTGTCCGGCGCGAAGTCCGCCTTCGAGCAGATCCTGCCCACCTATGCCGCCGAGTCCCACAAGTCCACGCCGGTGACCCTGGCGGACGGCACGCAGGTCACCCTGGACCACGGGCATGTGGCCATTGCCTCGATCACCTCCTGCACCAACACCTCCAACCCGTCGGTGATGGTGGCGGCCGGGTTGCTCGCCCGCAACGCGGTCGCCAAGGGACTGCGCTCCAAGCCGTGGGTGAAGACCTCCACCGCCCCCGGCTCGCAGGTGGTCACCGACTACTACGAGAAGGCCGGGCTGTGGCCCGCCTTGAACGAGCTCGGCTTCAACCTGGTCGGCTACGGCTGCGCCACCTGCATCGGCAACTCCGGGCCGCTGCCCGCCGAGGTGTCCGCGGCCGTGAATGAAGCCGACCTTGCGGTCGTCTCGGTGCTGTCCGGCAACCGCAACTTCGAGGGGCGCATCAACCCCGACGTGAAGATGAACTACCTGGCCTCCCCGCCGCTGGTGATCGCATACGCGCTGGCCGGCACCATGGACTTCGACTTCGCCACCGAGCCGCTGGGGCAGGACCGTGAGGGCCGGGACGTGTTCCTGGCCGACATCTGGCCCGACCCCACCGAGGTGCAGGCCGTCATTGACGCCACCATCGACCGGGAGATGTACACCCGTGACTACGCCGACGTGTTTGCCGGCGACGCGCGCTGGCAGGGCCTGGACACCCCGGAGGGGGAGACCTTCACCTGGGATGAGGACTCGACCTACGTGCGCAAGGCCCCCTTCTTCGACGGCCTGACCATGGAGCTGACGCCCGTGGAGGACGTGACCGGAGCCCGCGTGCTGGCCCTGCTGGGCGACTCGGTGACTACCGACCACATCTCCCCGGCAGGCGCCATCAAGGGAGACTCCCCGGCCGGCCGTTACCTGGCTGAGCACGGGGTGGCACGCAAGGACTTCAACTCCTACGGCTCGCGCCGCGGCAACCACGAGGTCATGATTCGCGGCACCTTCGCCAATATCCGCCTGCGCAACCAGCTGCTCGACGGCGTTGAGGGCGGCTACACCCGCAACTTCCTCACCGGCCAGACCGAGTCCATCTTTGACGCCTCCCAGGCCTACCAGGCGGCGGGTGTGCCGCTGGTGGTGCTGGGCGGCAAGGAGTACGGCTCCGGCTCCTCGCGCGACTGGGCGGCCAAGGGCACGGCCCTGCTCGGGGTCAAGGCGGTCATCGCCGAGTCCTTCGAGCGCATCCACCGCTCCAACCTGATCGGCATGGGCGTGGTCCCGCTGCAGTTCCCCGCCGGCGACTCGGCCGCATCGCTGGGCCTGGACGGCACCGAGACCTTCGCGATCACCGGGCTCACCGCCCTCAACGAAGGCGTCACCCCCCGCACGGTGACGGTTACCGCCCGGCGTGACGACGGGGAGCAGGTCACCTTCGAGGCTGCCGTGCGCATTGACACCCCCGGTGAGGCGGACTACTTCCGCAACGGCGGCATCCTGCAGTACGTGCTGCGCGGCCTGGCCCGCGGCGAGCAGCGGTAAGGCACGACTCCGTCCTCCGCTTCTCCTGCCGGCGGGGCAGCCCCGGCATCCGCGGTATGCCTCCGCGCGACGTCGGGGCGGCTCGGGGCCTCGGATGAGCCGGGACGCCGGGGTGGCTGGCCCGGCGGCGGGATACTGCGGATGCGGCATGCGGCGGTCGCGCGTGGGGGAGCCCAGAGTCCCGAGCCGTGAGCGTGCCGCTGTAGCCGGTGACTGTGGCGCACGCGAGGGAGACCGCCTTGCCGGGAGGTCAAGTCTTGCTGCGCACCGGCAATTACGGGATTAAAACGTTGCCTTTTTGGCGCGGTCACGCGGTTATTGGGCGCGTCCTGCAGGAT is from Actinomyces sp. 432 and encodes:
- the acnA gene encoding aconitate hydratase AcnA, whose translation is MTSLDTFHSRAALDVDGRPYEIFRLDAVDGLERLPYALKVLAENLLRTEDGANVTADHVRALASWDPAAEPDTEIQFTPARVVMQDFTGVPCIVDLATMREAVAELGGDPEVINPLAPAEMVIDHSVQIDSFGLSTSLERNKEREYERNAERYQFLRWGQGALANFRVVPPGTGIVHQVNIEYLTRTVFTRQTTGVDGTPVTQAYPDTCVGTDSHTTMVNGLGVLGWGVGGIEAEAAMLGQPVSMLIPRVVGFKLSGAIPAGATATDVVLTITQMLRAHGVVGKIVEFYGEGVAAVPLANRATIGNMSPEFGSTAAIFPIDDVTLDYLRLTGRSKENIRLVEEYTKAQGLWHDPSRQATYSEYLELDLSTVVPSIAGPKRPQDRIELSGAKSAFEQILPTYAAESHKSTPVTLADGTQVTLDHGHVAIASITSCTNTSNPSVMVAAGLLARNAVAKGLRSKPWVKTSTAPGSQVVTDYYEKAGLWPALNELGFNLVGYGCATCIGNSGPLPAEVSAAVNEADLAVVSVLSGNRNFEGRINPDVKMNYLASPPLVIAYALAGTMDFDFATEPLGQDREGRDVFLADIWPDPTEVQAVIDATIDREMYTRDYADVFAGDARWQGLDTPEGETFTWDEDSTYVRKAPFFDGLTMELTPVEDVTGARVLALLGDSVTTDHISPAGAIKGDSPAGRYLAEHGVARKDFNSYGSRRGNHEVMIRGTFANIRLRNQLLDGVEGGYTRNFLTGQTESIFDASQAYQAAGVPLVVLGGKEYGSGSSRDWAAKGTALLGVKAVIAESFERIHRSNLIGMGVVPLQFPAGDSAASLGLDGTETFAITGLTALNEGVTPRTVTVTARRDDGEQVTFEAAVRIDTPGEADYFRNGGILQYVLRGLARGEQR
- a CDS encoding class I SAM-dependent RNA methyltransferase — protein: MTPRRRNAPPRPPAPAPTTPEYLTLAVGAPAHGGHCVARPLDDPSGHVVFVRHALPGEQVRAVMTEKNSKIWRADAVEVLSASPDRVRPLWAEAGPGGVGGGELSHVALPAQRTWKRWVLADCLRRIGGADVVAAVSALPGAAGDAVPVEPMPGDAAAEVDPNPRVRERAGAGTRTRVSLTVTETGVAGMHGFRSGNVLPVRELPLAVRAIQELGLTERALWRKHFRPGMRIAAVAPSEGEPLVLLEESGRAGRHVTVLTGAGRSTRRRRVGEVVDATGLGLGQLHYSVHADGFWQAHREAPSVLVDRVVRAALAEDATAMGSGPTDAPLDPAGAAGVRVLELYAGAGLFTLPLAALTGAVHSLEGSWQAVGDARRVLHDYAGAQLTAGRVTPAAVAELGRFATGGAAAGETADVVVLDPPRQGAGRGIVQAVADLKPRRVVLVACDPAALARDLGGFISSGYRLAAMSALDMFPHTHHFETIAVLQRG